In Nilaparvata lugens isolate BPH chromosome 5, ASM1435652v1, whole genome shotgun sequence, the following proteins share a genomic window:
- the LOC111047379 gene encoding uncharacterized protein LOC111047379 isoform X1, with protein sequence MFPACKVQDSIFKLNKSYDMIRNIILISDHLDLDFIKVKYKMTKRKSEMIDNITSLFTTLEKIGECNAFDKFCTVEFLTVFVNNNELKDLVSKHRRLLDITDYDSFLLMNKFATITGSQSKEKSTYFRGKEDGLSQKDVNTICKNIGPDKWKPLARHMKDESSQYIFDESLICEINSRHTSTELKLQEVSEYFIFKNYFNKIINSKKLQSFSISYK encoded by the exons aTGTTCCCTGCGTGTAAGGTACAGGAttccattttcaaattgaacaaAAGCTATGACATGatcagaaatattatattaattagtgATCATTTAGATCTAGACTTCATCaaagtaaaatataaaatgacTAAACGTAAATCAGAAATGATAGATAACATAACATCTCTTTTTACAACTTTAGAGAAAATTGGGGAATGTAACGCGTTTGATAAGTTTTGTACTGTTGAATTTCTAACTGTTTTTGTAAACAATAATGAGTTGAAAGATCTTGTTTCAAAGCATAGAAGGCTTTTGGATATTACGGATTATGATAGCTTTCTTCTCATGAACAAATTTG CAACAATTACTGGAAGTCAATCAAAAGAAAAGTCAACATATTTTAGAGGAAAAGAAGATGGTTTATCACAAAAAG aTGTAAATacaatttgtaaaaatatagggCCTGATAAATGGAAACCACTAGCCAGGCATATGAAAGATGAATCCTCTCAATACATTTTTGACGAGAGTCTTATCTGTGAAATCAATTCTAGACATACAAGCACCGAGTTGAAATTACAAGAGGTGAGTGAatacttcattttcaagaattatttcaataaaataataaattctaaaaaattacaatcattcagcatttcttataaataa
- the LOC111047379 gene encoding uncharacterized protein LOC111047379 isoform X2, with protein MFPACKVQDSIFKLNKSYDMIRNIILISDHLDLDFIKVKYKMTKRKSEMIDNITSLFTTLEKIGECNAFDKFCTVEFLTVFVNNNELKDLVSKHRRLLDITDYDSFLLMNKFATITGSQSKEKSTYFRGKEDGLSQKDVNTICKNIGPDKWKPLARHMKDESSQYIFDESLICEINSRHTSTELKLQELDTTYSIQ; from the exons aTGTTCCCTGCGTGTAAGGTACAGGAttccattttcaaattgaacaaAAGCTATGACATGatcagaaatattatattaattagtgATCATTTAGATCTAGACTTCATCaaagtaaaatataaaatgacTAAACGTAAATCAGAAATGATAGATAACATAACATCTCTTTTTACAACTTTAGAGAAAATTGGGGAATGTAACGCGTTTGATAAGTTTTGTACTGTTGAATTTCTAACTGTTTTTGTAAACAATAATGAGTTGAAAGATCTTGTTTCAAAGCATAGAAGGCTTTTGGATATTACGGATTATGATAGCTTTCTTCTCATGAACAAATTTG CAACAATTACTGGAAGTCAATCAAAAGAAAAGTCAACATATTTTAGAGGAAAAGAAGATGGTTTATCACAAAAAG aTGTAAATacaatttgtaaaaatatagggCCTGATAAATGGAAACCACTAGCCAGGCATATGAAAGATGAATCCTCTCAATACATTTTTGACGAGAGTCTTATCTGTGAAATCAATTCTAGACATACAAGCACCGAGTTGAAATTACAAGAG cttgataCGACATAttcgattcagtga